A genomic region of Oncorhynchus mykiss isolate Arlee chromosome 16, USDA_OmykA_1.1, whole genome shotgun sequence contains the following coding sequences:
- the LOC110491939 gene encoding N-alpha-acetyltransferase 10 isoform X2: protein MNIRNARPEDLMNMQHCNLLCLPENYQMKYYFYHGLSWPQLSYIAEDENGKIVGYVLAKMEEDPDDVPHGHITSLAVKRSHRRLGLAQKLMDQASRAMIENFNAKYVSLHVRKSNRAALHLYSNTLKFQISEIEPKYYADGEDAYAMKRDLAHMADEVPQLRKPGMKALGQEAPTATTTPGDQEKEGEGDSGGENKDLSEVSEATESTDVKDSSSDSQ, encoded by the exons ATGAATATTCGCAACGCAAGG CCGGAGGACCTTATGAACATGCAGCACTGCAACCTGCTGTGTCTCCCAGAGAACTACCAGATGAAGTACTACTTCTACCACGGACTGTCCTGGCCGCAG CTCTCCTACATCGCAGAGGATGAGAATGGCAAAATAGTGGGATATGTTTTGGCCAAGAT GGAGGAGGATCCAGATGATGTCCCCCATGGTCACATCACGTCCCTG GCTGTCAAGCGCTCTCACAGACGTTTGGGACTAGCTCAGAAGCTGATGGACCAAGCCAGTCGAGCTATGATTGAAAACTTCAACGCCAAATATGTCTCACTTCATGTCCGGAAAAG TAACCGAGCGGCCTTGCACCTGTACTCAAACACACTGAAATTCCA GATTAGTGAAATAGAGCCCAAGTACTATGCAGATGGGGAGGATGCCTATGCCATGAAGAGAGACCTAGCCCACATGGCTGATGAG GTCCCACAGTTGAGGAAGCCAGGAATGAAGGCCCTGGGTCAGGAGGCACCTACAGCTACGACCACACCCGGTGaccaggagaaagagggagagggggacagcGGAGGAGAGAACAAAGACCTCAGTGAAGTTAGCGAGGCCACAGAGAGCACAGACGTCAAAGATTCATCCTCCGATTCACAATGA
- the LOC110491939 gene encoding N-alpha-acetyltransferase 10 isoform X1, with translation MNIRNARPEDLMNMQHCNLLCLPENYQMKYYFYHGLSWPQLSYIAEDENGKIVGYVLAKMEEDPDDVPHGHITSLAVKRSHRRLGLAQKLMDQASRAMIENFNAKYVSLHVRKSSNRAALHLYSNTLKFQISEIEPKYYADGEDAYAMKRDLAHMADEVPQLRKPGMKALGQEAPTATTTPGDQEKEGEGDSGGENKDLSEVSEATESTDVKDSSSDSQ, from the exons ATGAATATTCGCAACGCAAGG CCGGAGGACCTTATGAACATGCAGCACTGCAACCTGCTGTGTCTCCCAGAGAACTACCAGATGAAGTACTACTTCTACCACGGACTGTCCTGGCCGCAG CTCTCCTACATCGCAGAGGATGAGAATGGCAAAATAGTGGGATATGTTTTGGCCAAGAT GGAGGAGGATCCAGATGATGTCCCCCATGGTCACATCACGTCCCTG GCTGTCAAGCGCTCTCACAGACGTTTGGGACTAGCTCAGAAGCTGATGGACCAAGCCAGTCGAGCTATGATTGAAAACTTCAACGCCAAATATGTCTCACTTCATGTCCGGAAAAG CAGTAACCGAGCGGCCTTGCACCTGTACTCAAACACACTGAAATTCCA GATTAGTGAAATAGAGCCCAAGTACTATGCAGATGGGGAGGATGCCTATGCCATGAAGAGAGACCTAGCCCACATGGCTGATGAG GTCCCACAGTTGAGGAAGCCAGGAATGAAGGCCCTGGGTCAGGAGGCACCTACAGCTACGACCACACCCGGTGaccaggagaaagagggagagggggacagcGGAGGAGAGAACAAAGACCTCAGTGAAGTTAGCGAGGCCACAGAGAGCACAGACGTCAAAGATTCATCCTCCGATTCACAATGA
- the LOC110491940 gene encoding SLIT-ROBO Rho GTPase-activating protein 3 isoform X1 produces MTSNVKLRKVGVLDYDTQIKEVRCQLLDQLKVLDLQLEQKSQQLQDLTDYLRRRSEIEGEYARSLDKLSERFTSKIKRKEPCSGQSVAQCWLVLLAQTRQESRDHSGLSEICRTTLTEPLTHCLDITQRLAKRSKDVCTQLQDGLLKVTTELQTAWRTYYQYHSDYVSAEGKLKEAEKQKQGASKKIEKRQCKVQEIQLKCTKARNDYLLNLAAANASMNKYYLQDISSLIDCSDVGYHLSLSRVLLAYLSSRSWDQQNLSVGLQQLQSAVSGLDQSQDRDNLLQTHTNTFCLPLRFHFQPHDGDQVFEVSAEQEIRGEMETRFQQLQSKLTGFTQETEEADKTLRAARVTLLEGISDDDLDPPPSSSQTQGSQVHLQSPSQSQGQGGSNESLTSSSGRPSLARRRANLQETEILYCTKVKEYLCKSSLVSKLQAKHDLLKVAVEKAEATNGHQARSSYIPLVSSPPCSGNSRKSVRARMAGQPIIQFTHKLFTGDMLSFIKASGQEIPVVVESCIRFINLNGLHHEGIFRVPGSQAEVNSLRDAFERGEDPLADSRCDMDLVAGVLKLYFRTLENPLFPQDSTSQLLEYAEIDNETERAAQLKSVISSYPPPVIIVMRYLFAFLHHVSQYSDENMMQPYNLAVCFGPSLVRGLQDEDVVTLQPQINSLVKGLILQHESIFPSPTELQGPVYEKCMTLEQDDCEEGEGDSEILSKESESKGERSRSNSSCSSRPSPAGGSVSLGEKFTIQIPMAGPALHGRPRSPRYIRKEAQDLSSSEDITVQVDKEVCRQMSSVFKELIARQSFPPPSSSTPPVTSSRSSQPPPEQKKGGVGRRRERPV; encoded by the exons ATGACGTCAAATGTGAAGCTGAGAAAAGTGGGTGTTCTAGACTATGACACACAAATCAAAG AGGTGCGTTGTCAGTTGTTGGACCAGTTGAAGGTGTTGGACCTGCAATTGGAGCAGAAATCTCAGCAGCTTCAGGACCTGACAGACTACCTGCGAAGACGCAGTGAGATAGAAGGGGAGTATGCACGCTCGCTTGACAAATTGTCTGAGAGGTTCACCTCCAAAATCAAAAG GAAGGAGCCCTGTAGTGGCCAGTCTGTGGCCCAGTGTTGGCTGGTGCTCTTGGCtcagaccagacaggagagcagagaCCACAGTGGTCTGAGTGAAATCTGTAGGACCACCCTAACAGAGCCCCTTACTCACTGTCTGGACATCACACAGCGCCTGGCCAAGAGG AGTAAAGATGTATGTACCCAGTTACAGGATGGTCTACTGAAAGTCACCACCGAGCTACAGACA GCATGGAGGACCTACTACCAGTACCATTCAGATTATGTGTCTGCAGAGGGAAAGCTGAAGGAAGCAGAGAAACAGAAACAAGGCGCTTCTAAGAAGATAGAGAAA AGACAGTGTAAAGTGCAGGAGATTCAGCTGAAGTGCACCAAGGCTCGAAACGACTACCTCCTCAACCTAGCTGCAGCCAACGCTTCCATGAACAAGTACTATCTCCAGGACATCTCCTCACTCATAGAT tgttcAGATGTGGGCTACCACCTGTCTCTGTCCCGTGTGCTGTTGGCCTACCTGTCCAGCCGGTCCTGGGATCAGCAGAACTTGAGTGTAGGGCTGCAGCAGCTCCAAAGTGCTGTGTCTGGACTGGaccagagtcaggacagagacaacctgctacagacacacaccaacaccttCTGTCTGCCCCTCCGCTTCCACTTCCAGCCACACGACGGAGACCAG GTGTTTGAGGTGAGTGCAGAGCAGGAGATTAGGGGTGAGATGGAGACCAGGTTCCAACAGCTACAATCTAAACTCACCGGGTTCACCCAGGAAACGGAGGAG GCAGATAAGACTCTACGGGCGGCCCGCGTTACCCTGCTGGAAGGTATCAGTGATGATGACCTAGATCCTCCACCCTCCAGCAGCCAGACCCAGGGCTCCCAGGTCCATCTTCAGTCCCCGTCTCAGAGCCAAGGTCAGGGGGGAAGCAATGAAAGCCTGACCAGCAGCAGTGGCAGACCTAGTCTGGCCAGACGCAGAGCCAACCTGCAGGAGACTGAgatcctctactgtact AAAGTGAAGGAGTATCTCTGTAAAAGCTCTCTGGTATCCAAACTACAGGCTAAACATGATCTGCTTAAAGTGGCTGTAGAGAAAG CTGAAGCAACCAATGGTCATCAAGCCAGGTCGAGTTACATTCCTCT CGTGTCTTCTCCCCCCTGTAGTGGGAACTCCAGGAAGTCTGTTCGTGCGAGGATGGCGGGTCAACCTATAATCCAGTTCACCCACAAACTATTCACTGGAGACATGCTCTCGTTCATAAAG GCATCGGGCCAAGAGATCCCAGTGGTTGTGGAAAGCTGCATTCGCTTCATCAACCTCAATG GTCTCCACCATGAGGGTATCTTCAGAGTACCAGGGTCTCAGGCCGAGGTCAACAGTCTGAGAGATGCGTTTGAGAGAG GAGAGGACCCCCTGGCAGACAGCAGGTGTGACATGGACTTAGTTGCAGGAGTACTGAAGCTCTACTTCAGAACCCTGGAGAACCCTCTCTTTCCTCAGGACAGCACCAGTCAGCTCCTGGAGTATGCAG AGATTGataacgagacagagagagcagctcAACTCAAATCGGTcatctcctcctatcctccaccTGTCATCATCGTCATGAGATACCTCTTTGCATTCCTCCATCA tGTATCCCAGTACAGCGATGAGAACATGATGCAGCCCTATAACTTAGCCGTGTGCTTCGGCCCCAGTCTGGTGCGAGGGTTGCAGGATGAGGATGTTGTTACTCTGCAGCCTCAGATCAACTCTCTGGTGAAGGGCCTCATTTTGCAGCACGAGAGCATCTTCCCCAGCCCGACCGAGCTACAGGGACCGGTGTATGAGAAATGCATGACGCTGGAGCAAGACGACTG tgaggagggagaaggggattcAGAAATCCTCAGTAAAG AGTCCGAGTCAAAGGGAGAGCGATCTCGATCCAATAGCAGCTGCAGTTCCAGACCATCCCCAGCAGGAGGGAGTGTGTCCCTTGGAGAAAAGTTCACCATACAGATCCCCATGGCAGGCCCCGCCTTACATGGCAGGCCCCGCTCCCCCCGCTACATACGCAAAGA
- the LOC110491940 gene encoding SLIT-ROBO Rho GTPase-activating protein 3 isoform X2 gives MTSNVKLRKVGVLDYDTQIKEVRCQLLDQLKVLDLQLEQKSQQLQDLTDYLRRRSEIEGEYARSLDKLSERFTSKIKRKEPCSGQSVAQCWLVLLAQTRQESRDHSGLSEICRTTLTEPLTHCLDITQRLAKRSKDVCTQLQDGLLKVTTELQTAWRTYYQYHSDYVSAEGKLKEAEKQKQGASKKIEKRQCKVQEIQLKCTKARNDYLLNLAAANASMNKYYLQDISSLIDCSDVGYHLSLSRVLLAYLSSRSWDQQNLSVGLQQLQSAVSGLDQSQDRDNLLQTHTNTFCLPLRFHFQPHDGDQVFEVSAEQEIRGEMETRFQQLQSKLTGFTQETEEADKTLRAARVTLLEGISDDDLDPPPSSSQTQGSQVHLQSPSQSQGQGGSNESLTSSSGRPSLARRRANLQETEILYCTKVKEYLCKSSLVSKLQAKHDLLKVAVEKAEATNGHQARSSYIPLGNSRKSVRARMAGQPIIQFTHKLFTGDMLSFIKASGQEIPVVVESCIRFINLNGLHHEGIFRVPGSQAEVNSLRDAFERGEDPLADSRCDMDLVAGVLKLYFRTLENPLFPQDSTSQLLEYAEIDNETERAAQLKSVISSYPPPVIIVMRYLFAFLHHVSQYSDENMMQPYNLAVCFGPSLVRGLQDEDVVTLQPQINSLVKGLILQHESIFPSPTELQGPVYEKCMTLEQDDCEEGEGDSEILSKESESKGERSRSNSSCSSRPSPAGGSVSLGEKFTIQIPMAGPALHGRPRSPRYIRKEAQDLSSSEDITVQVDKEVCRQMSSVFKELIARQSFPPPSSSTPPVTSSRSSQPPPEQKKGGVGRRRERPV, from the exons ATGACGTCAAATGTGAAGCTGAGAAAAGTGGGTGTTCTAGACTATGACACACAAATCAAAG AGGTGCGTTGTCAGTTGTTGGACCAGTTGAAGGTGTTGGACCTGCAATTGGAGCAGAAATCTCAGCAGCTTCAGGACCTGACAGACTACCTGCGAAGACGCAGTGAGATAGAAGGGGAGTATGCACGCTCGCTTGACAAATTGTCTGAGAGGTTCACCTCCAAAATCAAAAG GAAGGAGCCCTGTAGTGGCCAGTCTGTGGCCCAGTGTTGGCTGGTGCTCTTGGCtcagaccagacaggagagcagagaCCACAGTGGTCTGAGTGAAATCTGTAGGACCACCCTAACAGAGCCCCTTACTCACTGTCTGGACATCACACAGCGCCTGGCCAAGAGG AGTAAAGATGTATGTACCCAGTTACAGGATGGTCTACTGAAAGTCACCACCGAGCTACAGACA GCATGGAGGACCTACTACCAGTACCATTCAGATTATGTGTCTGCAGAGGGAAAGCTGAAGGAAGCAGAGAAACAGAAACAAGGCGCTTCTAAGAAGATAGAGAAA AGACAGTGTAAAGTGCAGGAGATTCAGCTGAAGTGCACCAAGGCTCGAAACGACTACCTCCTCAACCTAGCTGCAGCCAACGCTTCCATGAACAAGTACTATCTCCAGGACATCTCCTCACTCATAGAT tgttcAGATGTGGGCTACCACCTGTCTCTGTCCCGTGTGCTGTTGGCCTACCTGTCCAGCCGGTCCTGGGATCAGCAGAACTTGAGTGTAGGGCTGCAGCAGCTCCAAAGTGCTGTGTCTGGACTGGaccagagtcaggacagagacaacctgctacagacacacaccaacaccttCTGTCTGCCCCTCCGCTTCCACTTCCAGCCACACGACGGAGACCAG GTGTTTGAGGTGAGTGCAGAGCAGGAGATTAGGGGTGAGATGGAGACCAGGTTCCAACAGCTACAATCTAAACTCACCGGGTTCACCCAGGAAACGGAGGAG GCAGATAAGACTCTACGGGCGGCCCGCGTTACCCTGCTGGAAGGTATCAGTGATGATGACCTAGATCCTCCACCCTCCAGCAGCCAGACCCAGGGCTCCCAGGTCCATCTTCAGTCCCCGTCTCAGAGCCAAGGTCAGGGGGGAAGCAATGAAAGCCTGACCAGCAGCAGTGGCAGACCTAGTCTGGCCAGACGCAGAGCCAACCTGCAGGAGACTGAgatcctctactgtact AAAGTGAAGGAGTATCTCTGTAAAAGCTCTCTGGTATCCAAACTACAGGCTAAACATGATCTGCTTAAAGTGGCTGTAGAGAAAG CTGAAGCAACCAATGGTCATCAAGCCAGGTCGAGTTACATTCCTCT TGGGAACTCCAGGAAGTCTGTTCGTGCGAGGATGGCGGGTCAACCTATAATCCAGTTCACCCACAAACTATTCACTGGAGACATGCTCTCGTTCATAAAG GCATCGGGCCAAGAGATCCCAGTGGTTGTGGAAAGCTGCATTCGCTTCATCAACCTCAATG GTCTCCACCATGAGGGTATCTTCAGAGTACCAGGGTCTCAGGCCGAGGTCAACAGTCTGAGAGATGCGTTTGAGAGAG GAGAGGACCCCCTGGCAGACAGCAGGTGTGACATGGACTTAGTTGCAGGAGTACTGAAGCTCTACTTCAGAACCCTGGAGAACCCTCTCTTTCCTCAGGACAGCACCAGTCAGCTCCTGGAGTATGCAG AGATTGataacgagacagagagagcagctcAACTCAAATCGGTcatctcctcctatcctccaccTGTCATCATCGTCATGAGATACCTCTTTGCATTCCTCCATCA tGTATCCCAGTACAGCGATGAGAACATGATGCAGCCCTATAACTTAGCCGTGTGCTTCGGCCCCAGTCTGGTGCGAGGGTTGCAGGATGAGGATGTTGTTACTCTGCAGCCTCAGATCAACTCTCTGGTGAAGGGCCTCATTTTGCAGCACGAGAGCATCTTCCCCAGCCCGACCGAGCTACAGGGACCGGTGTATGAGAAATGCATGACGCTGGAGCAAGACGACTG tgaggagggagaaggggattcAGAAATCCTCAGTAAAG AGTCCGAGTCAAAGGGAGAGCGATCTCGATCCAATAGCAGCTGCAGTTCCAGACCATCCCCAGCAGGAGGGAGTGTGTCCCTTGGAGAAAAGTTCACCATACAGATCCCCATGGCAGGCCCCGCCTTACATGGCAGGCCCCGCTCCCCCCGCTACATACGCAAAGA
- the LOC110491940 gene encoding SLIT-ROBO Rho GTPase-activating protein 3 isoform X3, whose product MTSNVKLRKVGVLDYDTQIKEVRCQLLDQLKVLDLQLEQKSQQLQDLTDYLRRRSEIEGEYARSLDKLSERFTSKIKRKEPCSGQSVAQCWLVLLAQTRQESRDHSGLSEICRTTLTEPLTHCLDITQRLAKRSKDVCTQLQDGLLKVTTELQTAWRTYYQYHSDYVSAEGKLKEAEKQKQGASKKIEKRQCKVQEIQLKCTKARNDYLLNLAAANASMNKYYLQDISSLIDCSDVGYHLSLSRVLLAYLSSRSWDQQNLSVGLQQLQSAVSGLDQSQDRDNLLQTHTNTFCLPLRFHFQPHDGDQVFEVSAEQEIRGEMETRFQQLQSKLTGFTQETEEADKTLRAARVTLLEGISDDDLDPPPSSSQTQGSQVHLQSPSQSQGQGGSNESLTSSSGRPSLARRRANLQETEILYCTKVKEYLCKSSLVSKLQAKHDLLKVAVEKAEATNGHQASGNSRKSVRARMAGQPIIQFTHKLFTGDMLSFIKASGQEIPVVVESCIRFINLNGLHHEGIFRVPGSQAEVNSLRDAFERGEDPLADSRCDMDLVAGVLKLYFRTLENPLFPQDSTSQLLEYAEIDNETERAAQLKSVISSYPPPVIIVMRYLFAFLHHVSQYSDENMMQPYNLAVCFGPSLVRGLQDEDVVTLQPQINSLVKGLILQHESIFPSPTELQGPVYEKCMTLEQDDCEEGEGDSEILSKESESKGERSRSNSSCSSRPSPAGGSVSLGEKFTIQIPMAGPALHGRPRSPRYIRKEAQDLSSSEDITVQVDKEVCRQMSSVFKELIARQSFPPPSSSTPPVTSSRSSQPPPEQKKGGVGRRRERPV is encoded by the exons ATGACGTCAAATGTGAAGCTGAGAAAAGTGGGTGTTCTAGACTATGACACACAAATCAAAG AGGTGCGTTGTCAGTTGTTGGACCAGTTGAAGGTGTTGGACCTGCAATTGGAGCAGAAATCTCAGCAGCTTCAGGACCTGACAGACTACCTGCGAAGACGCAGTGAGATAGAAGGGGAGTATGCACGCTCGCTTGACAAATTGTCTGAGAGGTTCACCTCCAAAATCAAAAG GAAGGAGCCCTGTAGTGGCCAGTCTGTGGCCCAGTGTTGGCTGGTGCTCTTGGCtcagaccagacaggagagcagagaCCACAGTGGTCTGAGTGAAATCTGTAGGACCACCCTAACAGAGCCCCTTACTCACTGTCTGGACATCACACAGCGCCTGGCCAAGAGG AGTAAAGATGTATGTACCCAGTTACAGGATGGTCTACTGAAAGTCACCACCGAGCTACAGACA GCATGGAGGACCTACTACCAGTACCATTCAGATTATGTGTCTGCAGAGGGAAAGCTGAAGGAAGCAGAGAAACAGAAACAAGGCGCTTCTAAGAAGATAGAGAAA AGACAGTGTAAAGTGCAGGAGATTCAGCTGAAGTGCACCAAGGCTCGAAACGACTACCTCCTCAACCTAGCTGCAGCCAACGCTTCCATGAACAAGTACTATCTCCAGGACATCTCCTCACTCATAGAT tgttcAGATGTGGGCTACCACCTGTCTCTGTCCCGTGTGCTGTTGGCCTACCTGTCCAGCCGGTCCTGGGATCAGCAGAACTTGAGTGTAGGGCTGCAGCAGCTCCAAAGTGCTGTGTCTGGACTGGaccagagtcaggacagagacaacctgctacagacacacaccaacaccttCTGTCTGCCCCTCCGCTTCCACTTCCAGCCACACGACGGAGACCAG GTGTTTGAGGTGAGTGCAGAGCAGGAGATTAGGGGTGAGATGGAGACCAGGTTCCAACAGCTACAATCTAAACTCACCGGGTTCACCCAGGAAACGGAGGAG GCAGATAAGACTCTACGGGCGGCCCGCGTTACCCTGCTGGAAGGTATCAGTGATGATGACCTAGATCCTCCACCCTCCAGCAGCCAGACCCAGGGCTCCCAGGTCCATCTTCAGTCCCCGTCTCAGAGCCAAGGTCAGGGGGGAAGCAATGAAAGCCTGACCAGCAGCAGTGGCAGACCTAGTCTGGCCAGACGCAGAGCCAACCTGCAGGAGACTGAgatcctctactgtact AAAGTGAAGGAGTATCTCTGTAAAAGCTCTCTGGTATCCAAACTACAGGCTAAACATGATCTGCTTAAAGTGGCTGTAGAGAAAG CTGAAGCAACCAATGGTCATCAAGCCAG TGGGAACTCCAGGAAGTCTGTTCGTGCGAGGATGGCGGGTCAACCTATAATCCAGTTCACCCACAAACTATTCACTGGAGACATGCTCTCGTTCATAAAG GCATCGGGCCAAGAGATCCCAGTGGTTGTGGAAAGCTGCATTCGCTTCATCAACCTCAATG GTCTCCACCATGAGGGTATCTTCAGAGTACCAGGGTCTCAGGCCGAGGTCAACAGTCTGAGAGATGCGTTTGAGAGAG GAGAGGACCCCCTGGCAGACAGCAGGTGTGACATGGACTTAGTTGCAGGAGTACTGAAGCTCTACTTCAGAACCCTGGAGAACCCTCTCTTTCCTCAGGACAGCACCAGTCAGCTCCTGGAGTATGCAG AGATTGataacgagacagagagagcagctcAACTCAAATCGGTcatctcctcctatcctccaccTGTCATCATCGTCATGAGATACCTCTTTGCATTCCTCCATCA tGTATCCCAGTACAGCGATGAGAACATGATGCAGCCCTATAACTTAGCCGTGTGCTTCGGCCCCAGTCTGGTGCGAGGGTTGCAGGATGAGGATGTTGTTACTCTGCAGCCTCAGATCAACTCTCTGGTGAAGGGCCTCATTTTGCAGCACGAGAGCATCTTCCCCAGCCCGACCGAGCTACAGGGACCGGTGTATGAGAAATGCATGACGCTGGAGCAAGACGACTG tgaggagggagaaggggattcAGAAATCCTCAGTAAAG AGTCCGAGTCAAAGGGAGAGCGATCTCGATCCAATAGCAGCTGCAGTTCCAGACCATCCCCAGCAGGAGGGAGTGTGTCCCTTGGAGAAAAGTTCACCATACAGATCCCCATGGCAGGCCCCGCCTTACATGGCAGGCCCCGCTCCCCCCGCTACATACGCAAAGA
- the LOC110491940 gene encoding rho GTPase-activating protein 4 isoform X4 encodes MTSNVKLRKVGVLDYDTQIKEVRCQLLDQLKVLDLQLEQKSQQLQDLTDYLRRRSEIEGEYARSLDKLSERFTSKIKRKEPCSGQSVAQCWLVLLAQTRQESRDHSGLSEICRTTLTEPLTHCLDITQRLAKRSKDVCTQLQDGLLKVTTELQTAWRTYYQYHSDYVSAEGKLKEAEKQKQGASKKIEKCSDVGYHLSLSRVLLAYLSSRSWDQQNLSVGLQQLQSAVSGLDQSQDRDNLLQTHTNTFCLPLRFHFQPHDGDQVFEVSAEQEIRGEMETRFQQLQSKLTGFTQETEEADKTLRAARVTLLEGISDDDLDPPPSSSQTQGSQVHLQSPSQSQGQGGSNESLTSSSGRPSLARRRANLQETEILYCTKVKEYLCKSSLVSKLQAKHDLLKVAVEKAEATNGHQARSSYIPLVSSPPCSGNSRKSVRARMAGQPIIQFTHKLFTGDMLSFIKASGQEIPVVVESCIRFINLNGLHHEGIFRVPGSQAEVNSLRDAFERGEDPLADSRCDMDLVAGVLKLYFRTLENPLFPQDSTSQLLEYAEIDNETERAAQLKSVISSYPPPVIIVMRYLFAFLHHVSQYSDENMMQPYNLAVCFGPSLVRGLQDEDVVTLQPQINSLVKGLILQHESIFPSPTELQGPVYEKCMTLEQDDCEEGEGDSEILSKESESKGERSRSNSSCSSRPSPAGGSVSLGEKFTIQIPMAGPALHGRPRSPRYIRKEAQDLSSSEDITVQVDKEVCRQMSSVFKELIARQSFPPPSSSTPPVTSSRSSQPPPEQKKGGVGRRRERPV; translated from the exons ATGACGTCAAATGTGAAGCTGAGAAAAGTGGGTGTTCTAGACTATGACACACAAATCAAAG AGGTGCGTTGTCAGTTGTTGGACCAGTTGAAGGTGTTGGACCTGCAATTGGAGCAGAAATCTCAGCAGCTTCAGGACCTGACAGACTACCTGCGAAGACGCAGTGAGATAGAAGGGGAGTATGCACGCTCGCTTGACAAATTGTCTGAGAGGTTCACCTCCAAAATCAAAAG GAAGGAGCCCTGTAGTGGCCAGTCTGTGGCCCAGTGTTGGCTGGTGCTCTTGGCtcagaccagacaggagagcagagaCCACAGTGGTCTGAGTGAAATCTGTAGGACCACCCTAACAGAGCCCCTTACTCACTGTCTGGACATCACACAGCGCCTGGCCAAGAGG AGTAAAGATGTATGTACCCAGTTACAGGATGGTCTACTGAAAGTCACCACCGAGCTACAGACA GCATGGAGGACCTACTACCAGTACCATTCAGATTATGTGTCTGCAGAGGGAAAGCTGAAGGAAGCAGAGAAACAGAAACAAGGCGCTTCTAAGAAGATAGAGAAA tgttcAGATGTGGGCTACCACCTGTCTCTGTCCCGTGTGCTGTTGGCCTACCTGTCCAGCCGGTCCTGGGATCAGCAGAACTTGAGTGTAGGGCTGCAGCAGCTCCAAAGTGCTGTGTCTGGACTGGaccagagtcaggacagagacaacctgctacagacacacaccaacaccttCTGTCTGCCCCTCCGCTTCCACTTCCAGCCACACGACGGAGACCAG GTGTTTGAGGTGAGTGCAGAGCAGGAGATTAGGGGTGAGATGGAGACCAGGTTCCAACAGCTACAATCTAAACTCACCGGGTTCACCCAGGAAACGGAGGAG GCAGATAAGACTCTACGGGCGGCCCGCGTTACCCTGCTGGAAGGTATCAGTGATGATGACCTAGATCCTCCACCCTCCAGCAGCCAGACCCAGGGCTCCCAGGTCCATCTTCAGTCCCCGTCTCAGAGCCAAGGTCAGGGGGGAAGCAATGAAAGCCTGACCAGCAGCAGTGGCAGACCTAGTCTGGCCAGACGCAGAGCCAACCTGCAGGAGACTGAgatcctctactgtact AAAGTGAAGGAGTATCTCTGTAAAAGCTCTCTGGTATCCAAACTACAGGCTAAACATGATCTGCTTAAAGTGGCTGTAGAGAAAG CTGAAGCAACCAATGGTCATCAAGCCAGGTCGAGTTACATTCCTCT CGTGTCTTCTCCCCCCTGTAGTGGGAACTCCAGGAAGTCTGTTCGTGCGAGGATGGCGGGTCAACCTATAATCCAGTTCACCCACAAACTATTCACTGGAGACATGCTCTCGTTCATAAAG GCATCGGGCCAAGAGATCCCAGTGGTTGTGGAAAGCTGCATTCGCTTCATCAACCTCAATG GTCTCCACCATGAGGGTATCTTCAGAGTACCAGGGTCTCAGGCCGAGGTCAACAGTCTGAGAGATGCGTTTGAGAGAG GAGAGGACCCCCTGGCAGACAGCAGGTGTGACATGGACTTAGTTGCAGGAGTACTGAAGCTCTACTTCAGAACCCTGGAGAACCCTCTCTTTCCTCAGGACAGCACCAGTCAGCTCCTGGAGTATGCAG AGATTGataacgagacagagagagcagctcAACTCAAATCGGTcatctcctcctatcctccaccTGTCATCATCGTCATGAGATACCTCTTTGCATTCCTCCATCA tGTATCCCAGTACAGCGATGAGAACATGATGCAGCCCTATAACTTAGCCGTGTGCTTCGGCCCCAGTCTGGTGCGAGGGTTGCAGGATGAGGATGTTGTTACTCTGCAGCCTCAGATCAACTCTCTGGTGAAGGGCCTCATTTTGCAGCACGAGAGCATCTTCCCCAGCCCGACCGAGCTACAGGGACCGGTGTATGAGAAATGCATGACGCTGGAGCAAGACGACTG tgaggagggagaaggggattcAGAAATCCTCAGTAAAG AGTCCGAGTCAAAGGGAGAGCGATCTCGATCCAATAGCAGCTGCAGTTCCAGACCATCCCCAGCAGGAGGGAGTGTGTCCCTTGGAGAAAAGTTCACCATACAGATCCCCATGGCAGGCCCCGCCTTACATGGCAGGCCCCGCTCCCCCCGCTACATACGCAAAGA